The genomic interval ACCGCACCCCGGGCGCGACGACCGGCTCGGGTTCCCGGCCGGCGGCGAGCTGCCGGTAGAGGTCGAGCACCTCCATCAGCAGCGACTGCTGGCTCCAGCCCTCGGTGATCGCGTGGCACTGGGTGAAGCCGAGCCGCCAGGCGTCGTCGCCCTCCACGAACCCGGCCATCCGGAGCAGCGGCGGGTCGGCCAGGTCGAACAGGTTCGCCCGCTCCCGGGCGATCAGGTCGTGCAGCGCCTGCTCCCGGCCCGGGTCGTCCAGGTGCCGTACGTCGCAGACCTCGACCGGCATCTCGGCGGTGTCGTGCACGAGCTGCATCGGCACCGAGTAGCTGGTCAGGTCGAACGAGGTACGCAGCAGCTCGTGCCGCCCGACGACGATCCGGGCCGCCTCGCGCAACGCCTCCGGCTGGAAGGGCTGCTCGTCACGGATCCGGAAGAAGCTGGTGTTGTGGTAGCGGTTGCCACCGACCCCGCCGAGCATCTCCACCACCATGCCGAGCTGCACCTGCGACAGCGGGTACGCGTCGACCACCCCGGCCGGCAACGCGGCCCGGTCCTCGGCGGAGAGCAGCGCGTACGGCGCGATCGGACCGGACTCGACCGACTGGTCGGCAACCGACTGTCCGGAGAGCTTCTCGGCGAGTTCGGCGATGGTGCGGTACTGGAACACGTCCCGGACCGCCACCTCGAACCCGGCCGCCCGCAACTTCCCGACCAACGCCACCGCCCGAATCGAATGCCCACCCAGATCGAAGAAACTCTCCGTCACCCCCACCCGCTCCAGGCCCAGCACCGCACACCACACCGAAGCGATCCGCTCCTCCACCGGCGTGCGCGGACCCACGAACACCGGCCCTGCATCCACCACGGCAGAATCCGGATCCGGCAACGCCCGACGATCCACCTTCCCGTTCGCGTTCAACGGCAACGCATCCAACACCACGAACGCCGCCGGCACCATGTACTCCGGCAACCGGGTCGCCGCATGCCCGGTCAACCCGGCAACATCCAACTCGCCGGACGAGGCCGGCACGCAGTAGGCGACCAGACGCTTGTCCGACGCCGCACCCACCGCCACCACCACCGCGTCCCGAACCGACCCATGCTCCAGCAACACCGACCGGATCTCACCCAACTCGATCCGATACCCGTGCACCTTCACCTGATCGTCGACCCGACCGACGAACTCCACATCACCGCTCGGCAACACCCGGACCAGGTCGCCGGTCCGATACAACCGAGACCCCGCCGACCCGAACGGATCCGGCACGAACCGCTCCGCCGTCAACTCCGGCCGGTTCACATAACCCCGGGCCACACCGACCCCACCGACATACAACTCACCCAGCACACCCACCGGAACCGGCGACAGGTCGGCGTCGAGGACGTACATCGACATGCCGGGCAGCGGACGACCGATCGGCACCACGTCCGAGTCGGGCGTACGGGTGACGGGATAGGTGCAGGTGCCGACGGACGCCTCGGTCGGGCCGTACTCGTTGACCAGGCGGCCGTCGCCGAGGATCCGGCGCCAGTTCTCGGCGACCGGGCCGGGCAGGGCCTCGCCGGCCACCACCACGATCTCGGCCAGCGCGGCGAGCTGGGCGTCCTCGGCCTGCTGGCCGATGATCTCCAGGTGGCCGGGGGTCAGCTTCAGGAAGCTGAACGGACCGGCGGCCACCAACTCCCGACCCAGATCCGCCATGTCCAGATCCGGACCCGCCAACCACACCCGCTGACCCGACACCAACGGCGCCCACACATTCGGCACCACCAGATCGAACGCCACCGACGAGAACAACGCCGAACCACCAACACCACGACCAGCCAACTCCCGCGCCGCCCACGACACATGGTTGACCAACCCACGGTGCGACACCGCCACACCCTTCGGCCGCCCCGTCGACCCCGACGTGAAAATCACGTACGCGAGCCGATCGAGGTCGGCGGGTTCGGCGATAGGGGTCGCCGGACGGTTGCCGATCTCCAGGCGCTCGGTGTCGACGAGGACACAGTCCAGCGTCGGGTCGAACCGGTCCGCGTGCCGGGACCGGGTGACCACCACCCGGGCACCGGCGTCGGTGAGCATCGTGTTCACCCGGTCGGCCGGGAACGAGGGGTCCAGCGGCACGTACGCGCCACCGGTCTTCCAGACCGCCAGGAAGGTGGCGATCAGGTCCGGTCCCCGGTCCAGCAGCACCCCGACCAGCGACTCTGGGCCCACGCCCCGGGACCGCAGGTGCCGGGCCAGCCGGTTCGCCCGGGCGTCCAGCTCGGCGTAGTCGAGTTCCAGCTCGCCGAGGGCCACCGCGATCCGGTCCGGATGCGCGGCGGCGACGTCGGCGACCAGCTCCGGAACGGTACGGGTCGGCGCGGCGGTGGGGTTGACGGCGTACTCGCCGAGCAGCCGCTCCCGCTCCTCCGCCGGCAGGTGGTTCTGCCGGGCGTCGCCGCCGGCACCGGTCGCCGCCATCGCCGCCAGAACCGCCCGGTACATCGCGCCGAGCCGGGTCGCGTCCGGCCGGCTCAGCATGTGCGTGTCGGCGGTCAGCACCAGGCTCCCGGTCATCGCGGCGACGGCCAGGCCGAACTCGGTGGCCCCCTCGCCGAGCCCGGACTCCACGTCGACCAGTTCGGTGTCGACCGCGTCGAAGTCCTGGTAGCTGAACCGCACGTCGAGCAGGCGCTGGCCGTCGGCCAGCTCACGCTGGATCGCCGGCATCGGATAGCGCCGGTGCGGCCACAGCTCGACCTCGCGGTCGAAGACCTGCCGGACCAGCTCACCCCAGGTCGCCGCTCCGCGCCGGTGCGCGAAGGGCAGGGTGTTCAGGTACATCCCGTAGACCTTGTCGGCGCCGTCGACCTCGGGCCGGGCGCTGCACACCAGGCCGGTGTAGAAGACCGGCTCGTCGGTGAGCTGGCTCATCACCTTCAGGTGCGCCGCGTGCAGCACCGCCTTCAAGGAGGTACGCGTCGACGTGGCCAGCGCCCGCAGCTCCGGCTCCAGGTCGCGGACCGGCACGGTGACCGAGTACGGCTCCCGGGGCGTCGACGGGTCGGCGGCCCAGCCGGTCGGCAGTGACAGCTTGGTGTAGCCGTCGACGATTCCGCGCCAGTAGTCGCGGTCCTCGGTCGAGGCCAGCGAGTCGAGTTCGGCGGCGATGAAGTCCGCGTACCGGACCGCCGGGCGGGTCGCCGGTGTCGGTGTTCCGCCGGCCCGGATCTGCTGGTACAGCTCCAGCAGCTCGGTCAGCATCGCCCGGTGGCTCCACCCCTCGGTGATCGGGTGGGAGACCGTGACGGACATCCACCACGCCTCGTCGCTCTCCTCGTGCACGGTGAACCGCAGCAGCGGGGCCACCCCGAGGTCGAACAGCTTGGCCCGTTCCGCCGTGGTGAACTCCCGGATCGCCTGCTTCCGCCCGGCCGCGTCGAGCTGCCGGATGTCGCGTACGCCGATCGGGATCTCGGCGGTGTCGTGCACGAGCTGCATCGGCACCGAATAGCTGGTCAGGTCGAACGAGGTACGCAGCAGCTCGTGCCGCTCGACCACGATCCGGGCCGCCTCGCGCAGCGCGTCCAGCCCGAACGACTGCTCGGTGCGCAGCCGGAACGAGGTGACGTTGTGGTAGGCGTGCAGATCGTTGTCGGCCAGCATCTCGACGACCATGCCGAGCTGCACCTGCGACAGCGGGTACGCGTCGACCACCCCGGCCGGCAACGCGGCCCGGTCCTCGGCGGAGAGCAGCGCGTACGGCGCGATCGGACCGGACTCGACCGACTGGTCGGCAACCGACTGTCCGGAGAGCTTCTCGGCGAGTTCGGCGATGGTGCGGTACTGGAACACGTCCCGGACCGCCACCTCGAACCCGGCCGCCCGCAACTTCCCGACCAACGCCACCGCCCGAATCGAATGCCCACCCAGATCGAAGAAACTCTCCGTCACCCCCACCCGCTCCAGGCCCAGCACCGCACACCACACCGAAGCGATCCGCTCCTCCACCGGCGTGCGCGGACCCACGAACACCGGCCCTGCATCCACCACGGCAGAATCCGGATCCGGCAACGCCCGACGATCCACCTTCCCGTTCGCGTTCAACGGCAACGCATCCAACACCACGAACGCCGCCGGCACCATGTACTCCGGCAACCGGGTCGCCGCATGCCCGGTCAACCCGGCAACATCCAACTCGCCGGACGAGGCCGGCACGCAGTAGGCGACCAGACGCTTGTCCGACGCCGCACCCACCGCCACCACCACCGCGTCCCGAACCGACCCATGCTCCAGCAACACCGACCGGATCTCACCCAACTCGATCCGATACCCGTGCACCTTCACCTGATCGTCGACCCGACCGACGAACTCCACATCACCGCTCGGCAACACCCGGACCAGGTCGCCGGTCCGATACAACCGAGACCCCGCCGACCCGAACGGATCCGGCACGAACCGCTCCGCCGTCAACTCCGGCCGGTTCACATAACCCCGGGCCACACCGACCCCACCGACATACAACTCACCCAGCACACCCACCGGAACCGGCGACAGGTCGGCGTCGAGGACGTACATCGACATGCCGGGCAGCGGACGACCGATCGGCACCACGTCCGAGTCGGGCGTACGGGTGACGGGATAGGTGCAGGTGCCGACGGACGCCTCGGTCGGGCCGTACTCGTTGACCAGGCGGCCGTCGCCGAGGATCCGGCGCCAGTTCTCGGCGACCGGGCCGGGCAGGGCCTCGCCGGCCACCACCACGATCTCGGCCAGCGCGGCGAGCTGGGCGTCCTCGGCCTGCTGGCCGATGATCTCCAGGTGGCCGGGGGTCAGCTTCAGGAAGCTGAACGGACCGGCGGCCACCAACTCCCGACCCAGATCCGCCATGTCCAGATCCGGACCCGCCAACCACACCCGCTGACCCGACACCAACGGCGCCCACACATTCGGCACCACCAGATCGAACGCCACCGACGAGAACAACGCCGAACCACCAACACCACGACCAGCCAACTCCCGCGCCGCCCACGACACATGGTTGACCAACCCACGATGCGACACCGCCACACCCTTCGGCCGACCCGTCGACCCCGACGTGAAAATCACGTACGCGAGCCGGTCGAGATCGGTCGGGACCACGAGCGGTGTGGCCGGCTGCTCGGCGATGGCCGGCGCGTCCCGGTCCACCAGGACCCGCACCGGGATCTCCGGGAACCGGTCGGCGTAGCCGGAGCCGGTCACCACCACCCGGGTGCCGGCGTCGGCCAGCATGTCGGCGAGCCGGTCGGCCGGGTGGGCCGGGTCGAGCGGCACGTACGCGCCGCCGGCCTTCCAGACCGCCAGCATCGCCACCAGCAGCTCGGGGCCCCGGTCCAGCAGCACTCCGACGACGGACTCCGGCACCACCCCGCAGGCGCGCAGGTGCCGGGAGAGCCGGTTCGCCCGGGCGTCCAGTTCGGCGTACGTGAGCTGCTGGCCGGCGCACTCGACCGCCACCGTGTGCGGGGTGGCCGACATCTGTGCGACGAAGCGCTCCGGCACGGCCGGTCCGGTCGGTTCGGCGGTGGTGCGGTTCCACTCCACCACCAGCCGTTGCCGCTCCTCGTCGGCGAGGAAGGTGCCCCGGGCGTCGCCCTCCGGGTCCGCCGCCATCGCCTCCAGCACGGCCCGGTACATGGCGCCCATCCGGTCGCCGTTGGCCCGGCTCAGCACCCGGGGGTTGACCGCCATCGTCACGTAGCCGAGCCGGACCGCCACGGCGAGCGGGAACTCGGTCGGGCTGTCGTCGATGCTGGCCATGTAGTCGACGAGGTCCCGGTCGACCTGGTCGAAGTCGTGGTAGCTGAACCGGACGTCCATCAGCCGCTGGCCGTCGCCGAACTCGCGCTGGATCTCCGGCATCGGGAACCGGCGGCGGGGCCAGATCTCCATCTCCCGGGCGTACGTCCGCGCCACCAGTTCCAGCCAGGTCCGGGCGCCCCGGTCGTAGCCGAACGGCAGGCTGTTCAGGTACATCCCGTAGACCCGGTCGGCGCCGACCACCTCGGGCCGGCCGTGCAGCACCAGACCGGTCAGGAACGACTCCTCGGCGGTGAGCTGGCTCATCACCTTCAGGTGGGCGGCGAGCAGCACCGTCTTCAGCGACGCCTTCGCCCGGCTGGCCAGCTTGCGCAGGTCGGACTCCAGGTCGTGGAAGGGCACCCCGAGCATCAGCGACTCGCGCGGCGCGTCCTCGTCACCCCAGCCGGTGGGCAGGGTGAACCGGGCGTACCGGCCGACGATGTCCCGCCAGTAGTCCCGGTCGTCCGACGACGCCAGCGAGCGCAGCTCGGCGCCGATGAAGTCGGCGAACCGCACCGGCGGCGGCTCGACCTCGGCCGGCGTACCGCCGTCGCGGATCTCCCGGTAGAGGTCGAGCACCTCCATCAGCAGCGAGTGGTGGCTCCAGCCCTCGATGATGGCGTGGCACTCGGTGACCGAGAGCCACCAGGTCTTGTCGTCGCAGACGTGCGCGTGCAGCCGCATCAGGGCCGGCTGGGCCAGGTCGAAGACGTCGGCCCGCTCCACCGCGGTGAACTCCCGCAGCGACCGGTCCAGCTCGGCGGCGTCCAGGTGCCGCAGGTCCCGCTCCCCGACCGGCATCTCGGCGGTCGGGTACACCACCTGCATCGGCACCGAGTACGTGGTCAGGTCGATCGCGGTCCGCAGCACCTCGTGCCGGGCCACCACGATCCGGGCCGCCTCGCGGAGCGCCTCCAGCGCGAACGGCTGCTCGTCACGGATCCGGAACGACGTCACGTTGTGGTACGCGTGCAGCTCCCCGTCGGAGAGCATCTCGACGACCATGCCGGCCTGGACCCGGGAGAGCGGGTACGCGTCGCTGGCGCCGGCCGGCACCTTCGCCCGGTCCTCGGCGGAGAGCAGCTCGAACGGCGCCACCGGGCGCTCCTGCGCGGCCGGCGCGGACCGGCCGTCGAGGATCCCGCAGAGTTCCGCGACGGTCCGGTGTGCGAAGACGTCCCGGACGGAGACGTCCAGTCCGATCGACCGCAGCTCGCCGACCAGGGCGACCGCCCGGATCGAGTGCCCGCCGAGGTCGAAGAAGCTGTCGTGCACGCCGACCCGCTCGACCCCGAGCACGCTCCGCCAGATCGCCGCGACCCGCTCCTCGACCGGGGTACGCGGCGGCACGTAGGCCTGCTCCCCGGAGAGTGCGGCGCGGTCCGGCGCGGGTAGCGCGCGGCGGTCGAGTTTGCCGTTGGCGGTCAGCGGAATCTTCTCCAGCGGCACGAACGCGGCCGGCACCATGTATTCCGGCAGGCCGCGGGCGAGGAACTCGCGCAGCTCGGCCGGGCTCGGCACCTGGTCGCCCTCGGCCACCAGATAGCCGACGAGTCGCTTGTCGCCGGGGATGTCCTCCCGGACCACCACCACCGCGTCCCGGACCCCCGGGTACGCGGCGAGCACGGTCTCGATCTCGCCCAGCTCGACCCGGTAGCCACGGATCTGCACCTGGTCGTCGATCCGGCCGAGGAAGTCCAGCCCGCCGTCGGGGCGGCGCCTCGCCAGGTCGCCACTGCGGTACATCCGGGCCCCCGGCTCGGAAGCGAACGGGTCCGGCACGAACCGCTGCGCGGTCAGCTCCGGCCGCTTGAGGTAGCCCCGGGCCACCCCGGGACCACCCACGTGGATCTCACCCGGCACGCCGACCGGGACCAGGTTGCCGTACCGGTCGAGGAGATAGATCCGCAGGTCGCCGAGGGGGTAGCCGACCGGGTTGCCGGGGTCGCCGATGTCCTGCGGGCGTACCTGGTGGAAGCTGGAGTGCACCGTCGTCTCGGTGATGCCGTACATGTTGAGCAGGGCCGGGCGGTCCAGGCCGAACCGGTCGGTCCAGGGGGCCAGCTCGGCCATCTCCAGCTTCTCGCCGGCGAAGACCACCGCCCGCAGCTCCAGGGCGGCGAGCCGGGGATCGTCGTCCCGGGCGAAGCCGACCAGGCTGCGGAACGCCGACGGGGTCTGGTTGAGCACCGTGACCCGCTCCCGGACGAGCAGCTCCAGGAACTCGTCCGGCACCCGGGTCACCTCGCGCGGCACCACCACCAGCCGGCCGCCGTAGAGCAGCGCGCCCCAGAGTTCCCAGACGGAGACGTCGAAGGCGTACGAGTGGAACAGCGGCCAGACGTCGGCGGCGGAGAACCGGTAGTGGGTGTCGCCGACGGTCAGCAGCCGGAGCACGTTGGCGTGGGTCAGGCAGACGCCCTTCGGCCGCCCCGTCGACCCCGAGGTGTAGATGACGTAGATCAGGTTCTCCGGGCCGGTGAGCGGGGCCAGGTTCTCCGCCGGCTGCCCCGACAGGTCCTCCTCGTCGAGGTTGACCACGGCACCGTCGGAGAAGCCGGCGACCGTCCCGGCCAGCGACGACTGGGTCACGATCACCGACGCGCCCGCGTCGCCGACCATGAAACCGAGCCGATCCACCGGCTGCGCCGGATCCAGCGGCAGGTACGCCGCACCGGACTTCAGCACCCCGAGCAGGGTCGGGACCAGGTCGATGCCCCGCTCCAGGCAGACCCCGACCAGGGACTCCGGTCCCGCGCCGAGCGCGCGGAGCCGGTGCGCCAGCCGGTTCGCCCGGGCGTTCACCTCGGCGTACGTCAACGAGACGCCCTCGAAGGTCACCGCGACGGCGTCCGGGGCGGCGGCCACCCGCTCCTCGAAGACCTGGTGCACGGTCCGGGTCGGCGGCACCGCCTCGATCCGGAACGGGTCGGCGACCCCGGTGACCTCGGCCCGCTCGGCGTCGTCGAGCAGGTCGACCGCCGAGAGCGCCCGATCCGGGTCGGCGACGACGGCCTGGAGCAGCCGGACCAGGTGCCCGCCGAGGCGGCGCATCGTGGCCCCGTCGAAGAGCGCGGTCGCGTACTCCAGGTGGGCCCGGAGCCCACCGTCGGCGGCCTCCCGGATCTGGAGCGTCAGGTCGAAGCGGGAGACCTGGGAGAGCGCGTCCAGCGCCGAGACGGTCAGCCCCGGCATCGCGTACGCCCCGGCGCCCGCCTCGTGCATGGTGAAGGCGACCTGGAACAGCGGGGTACGGGACATGTCCCGCTCCGGCTGGAGTTCGTCGACGAGCTGCCCGAACGGCACCTCCTGGTGGTCGAAGGCGGCCAGCACGGTCTGCCGGTTGGCGGCCAGCAGCTCGCCGAAGGTGATGTCGGAGTCCCAGCGGGCCCGCATCACCAGGCTGTTGATGCCGTACCCGATCAGCTTGGAAAGCTCGGGCCGGTTGCGTCCGGAGACCACCGTGCCGACCGGGATGTCGGTGCCGCCGGTGTACCGGGACAGCAGCGCCTGGTAGCCGGTGAGCAGCACCATGAACAGGGTGGCGTCGTGCCGCCGGGCGAGGTCCCGGAGCTGCCCGCCGAGCGCGGCCGGCAGCTCCACCTCGACCACCGCACCGGCCCAGTCCCGGGTCACCGGGCGGGGCCGGTCCGCCGGCAGGTCCAGCGGCGGCACCCCGGCGAGCTGCTGCCGCCAGTAGTCCAGGTGCCGCTGGTGCTCCGCCTCCGAGCGGTTCCGCTCCCAGGCGGCGTAGTCGGCGTACTGCACCGGCAGCGGGGCGAGGGTGCTGGGCCGGCCGGCGAGCGCGGCCGCGTACAGCTCGCTGAGTTCCTCGGCGAAGACCCCGACCGACCAGGCGTCGCAGGCGACGTGGTGGAAGACCACGACCAGCAGGTGGTCGTCGTCGGCCAGCCGGACCAGCCGGGCCCGGACCGGCCACTGGGTGGCCAGGTCGAACGGGATCGACGGCTCCTCGGCGGCCCGGTCGAAGCCCCGGCGCTCCCGCTCCGCCTCGGGCAGGTCGGTCAGGTCCGTCACCGCCAGCTCGACCGGCCCGGCCGGGTCGATCACCTGGACCGGCTCGCCGCCGACCAGCGCGTACCGGGTACGCAGGATCTCGTGCCGGCCGACCAGTTCGGTCAGCGCCCGGCGCAGCGCGGCGGAGTCCAGCGGACCGCGCAGCCGCAGCGCGAGCGGTACCAGATATTCCCAGCTGCCCGGGTCCAGCCTGCTCAGGAACCACATCTGCTGCTGTCCGAAGGAGAGCGGCAGTGGACCGCTCCGGTCGACCCGGGTCAGTGCCGCGCGGCGACCGCCGCGCAGCCGCCCGGCGAGCCGGGCCCGGAGCAGTTCCTCCCGGGCCGCCTCGACACCGCGTTCGATCGTGCCCTCGACCGTGCTCATACCTCTTGCTCCTTCAGCAACGCCAGGCCGGCCAGCAGGTCGGACTCGGAAAGCTCGTCGATCTCGGCGCGGATCCGCTCCTCGACCGCCTCGGCGATCCGCGCGATCGTGGGCCGTTCGAAGACGGTCCGCACCGGTAGGTCGATCTCGAACTCCTCCTGGATCCGGGAGGCCAGCCGGACCGCGAGGATCGAGTGGCCGCCGACGGTGAAGAAGTTCGTCTGGGTACCGGCGTCGACGTCGAGCAGCTCGGCCCAGATCTCGGCGATCCGCTCCTCGACCGGACCCTGCGGTGCGACGTAGCCCGCCGCGTCCACCTCGGCGACCGTCCGGGCCGGGGTCGGCAGCGCGCGACGGTCGAGCTTGCCGTTGGGGGTCAGCGGAATCTTCTCCAGCGGCACGAAGACGCCCGGCACCATGTAGTCGGGCAGCCGGCTGCCGCAGTAGCCGACCAGGTCGGGGACGAGCGGCGGGTCGTCGGCGTCGGGTACGTAGTAGGCGACGACCCTCGGCTGGCCCGGCTCCGGCTCGTCGGTCAGCACGACCGCGTTCCGGACGCCGGGGTGCGCGGCGAGCACGGTCTCGATCTCGCCCAGCTCGACCCGGTAGCCGCGGATCTGCACCTGGTGGTCGATCCGGCCGAGGAAGTCGAGCCCGCCGTCGGGGCGGCGCCGGGCCAGGTCGCCGCTGCGGTACATCCTGGCCCCCGGCTCGGCCGCGAACGGGTCCGGCACGAACCGCTGCGCGGTCAGCTCCGGCCGGTTCAGGTAGCCCCGGGCCACCGCCGGACCGCCGACGTGGATCTCGCCGGGGACCCCGACCGGGACCAGGTTGCCGTAGCCGTCCAGCAGGTAGATCCGGGAGTCGCTCAGCGGATAGCCGATCGGGTTGCCGGAACCGGTGATGTCCTGCGGACGTACCAGGTGGTAGGTGGAGTGCACCGTCGTCTCGGTGATGCCGTACATGTTGACCAGTGCCGGACGCTCACCGAACCGGGCCATCCAGGGGGCCAGCTCGGCCATCTCCAGCTTCTCGCCGGCGAAGACCACGGCCCGCAGCGACAGCCGGTCCAGCCGGGGGTTGCCGTCCCGGGCGAACCCGACCATGGCGCGGAACGCCGACGGGGTCTGGCTGAGCACGGTGACCCGCTCGGTGACCAGCAGCTCCAGGAACTCGTCCGGCAGCCGGGTCACCTCGCGCGGCACCACCACCAGCCGGCCGCCGTAGGCCAGCGCGCCCCAGAGTTCCCAGACGGAGACGTCGAAGGCGTACGAGTGGAACAGCGTCCACACGTCGTCGGCGGAGAAGCCGTACTGCGGGTGGGTGGTGGTGAAGAGCCGGAGCACGTTGGCGTGGCTCAGGCAGACGCCCTTCGGCCGCCCCGTCGACCCCGAGGTGTAGATCACGTAGATCAGGTCCTCGGGGTGCGAGACCGGCGTCGGGTTCGCCACCGGCTGCCCCGACAGGTCCTCCCGGTCGAGCACCAGCAGGTCGCCGTCGAAGAACCCGGAGACCGTGCCGACCAGCGACGACTGCGTCACGACCACCGGAGCACCCGCGTCGTCGACCATGAGGCCGAGCCGGTCCACCGGCTGCGCCGGATCCAGCGGCAGGTACGCCGCACCGGACTTCAGCACTCCGATCAGGGTCGGGACCAGGTCGATCCCGCGCTCCAGGCAGACGCCGACCAGCGAGCCGGGCCCGATCCCGCCGGCCCGCAGCCGGTGTGCCAGCCGGTTCGCCCGGGCGTTCACCTCGGCGTACGTCAACGAGACGTCCTGGAAGGTCACCGCCACCGCCTCCGGGGCGAGCAGCACCCGCTCCTCGAAGACCTGGTGCAGGCAGCGGTCCGGGGCACCGGTGCGGAACGGGTCGATCCGGCCGGTGCCGACCAGCTCGTCGACCGGGTCGAGGAAGTCCACCGCGCCGAGCCGCAGCTCCGGGTCGGCGGTGACCGCCTGGAGCAGCCGGACCAGGTGGCCGCCCATCCGGTCCACCGTGGAGCGGTCGAAGAGCGCGGTCGCGTACTCCAGGGCGCCGAGCATCGCGCCGTCTTCCTGCACCCGGACGAAGAGCGTCAGGTCGGTCTTGGCGATCTGCCACGCCTCGGTGAACGCGGCCAGGTCGTCGGCGCGCACCGCACCGCCGGTCAGCCCCTCGTCGTGCAGGTCGAAGGCGACCTGGAACAGCGGGGTACGGGACATGTCCCGGTCCGGCTGGAGGTCGTCGACGAGCTGCTCGAACGGCAGCGTCTGGTGCGCGAACGCGGCCCGGCAGACCTCCCGGGTCGCCTCCAGCGCCTCGCCGAACCGCATCCCGGCGGTCAGGTTCGGCCGCAGCACCAGCGAGTTGAGGAAGAAGCCGACCATCTCCTCCAGCTCGGGCCGGTTGCGGCCGGCCACCGGAGTGCCGACGGCGACGTCCCAGCGTCCGGCGTACCGGGCGAGGAGCGTGCTGAACGCGGTCAGCATCGTCATGTACGGCGAGGCGCCGTACCGCCGGCCGAGGTCACGGATCGCGGCGGCGAGGTCGGTCGGGATGGTGAACGGGGCGAGCGCGCCCGACGGGTCGCGGCGGGCCGGTCGGGGCCGGTCGGTCGGCAGGTCCAGCGGGCCGAGCCCGTCCAGGGTCTTCCGCCAGTACGCCAGCTCCGCCGCCAGCACCTCCTCGGTCAGCCAGCCCTGCTGCCAGCTCGCGAAGTCGGGGTACTGGATCGGCTGCTCCGGCAGTTCCGGGGCGCGGCCGGCAACCGTCGCCGCGCAGAGTTCCCGCAGCTCCCGCTCCAGCACCACCGACGACCAGCCGTCGCAGGCGATGTGGTGCAGGGTGAGCAGCAGCACCGACTCGCCGGCCGGGGTACGCCCGGCCGTGGCCGGGATCCGCACCGAGGTCGGCGGGGCCGGCGTCGGCGTACCCGGGAAGCGGACCAGCAGCGCCCGCCAGACCGGGCCGGTGGCCAGGTCGAAGCCGCGCTCGAACTCGCCGCGGAACACCGTCTCCAGGTCGGCGGCGTCGGCCTCGACCACCCGCAGCTCGACCGGGCCGGGCGCGTCGACCACCTGGCGGGGCTCGCCACCGAACTCGACGTAGCGGGTGCGGAGGATCTCGTGCCGCCCGGCCAGCGCGTCCAGCGCCCGCCGGACCGTGCTCTGGCTGACCTCCCTGCCGAGCCGGACGAAGAGCGGGGCGACCCACTCGGTGTTGCCCGGCTCCAGCCGGTCCAGGAACCAGAGCCGGCGCTGCCCGAACGACAGCGGCAGCGGCCCGGTCCGGGGCACCGGGACGATCGGCGGGCCGTCGTCGGAGGGCACCGAGATCAGCTTCGCCTGCTGCTCGACGGTGGGTGCGGTGAAGAGGCCGCGCAGCGGTACCTTGCTGCCGGAGGCCGCCCGGAGCTGGTTGGCGAGCCGGGTGAGCAGCAGCGAGGAGCCGCCGAGCGAGAAGAAGTCGTCGTGCGCGCCGACCCGGTCCACCCTGAGCAGTTCCGCCCAGGAGCGGGCGACCAGCCGCTCGG from Plantactinospora sp. BC1 carries:
- a CDS encoding non-ribosomal peptide synthetase, translating into MNPDRSRTDLVGDSSGPASVAGSANILPALVARQVAATPDAVAVLAGDVEVTYAELDRRANRLARYLRGLGAGPDTLVGVCLPRGVDLVVALLGVWKAGAGYLPLSPDHPRDWATWVLTDTGAGIVLTGSAHAELVAGTGARVLHLDDIAAELAGLPDEAPVNPATGDDLAYAIYTSGSTGRPKGVMISHAAIANRVDWAVRQHGLGPADRVLQKTALTFDAACWEFFAPLVSGGAVVLAPVGAERDPAALVRAISRYGVTVFQGVPSVLRLVADDPGWRDCTSLRLLFSAGEPLHAELCRRLTDGLKVTLWNTYGPTECAIDVTAHPYDPALPTGPVPIGRPLANLRVLVLDPNGDPVPVGVAGELHAGGVGVARGYLGRPELTAEKFVPDPYGPPGSRLYRTGDLVRWRTDATLEYIGRLDHQVKVNGVRIEPGEVESALVANPDVDAAVVLAVETAEGGKRLVGYVTGERVPTADRLRTFLRDRLPDPMIPAAFVALPEFPLNSSGKVDRAALPAPEIGAEDGRPPYVAPRTAAERLVARSWAELLRVDRVGAHDDFFSLGGSSLLLTRLANQLRAASGSKVPLRGLFTAPTVEQQAKLISVPSDDGPPIVPVPRTGPLPLSFGQRRLWFLDRLEPGNTEWVAPLFVRLGREVSQSTVRRALDALAGRHEILRTRYVEFGGEPRQVVDAPGPVELRVVEADAADLETVFRGEFERGFDLATGPVWRALLVRFPGTPTPAPPTSVRIPATAGRTPAGESVLLLTLHHIACDGWSSVVLERELRELCAATVAGRAPELPEQPIQYPDFASWQQGWLTEEVLAAELAYWRKTLDGLGPLDLPTDRPRPARRDPSGALAPFTIPTDLAAAIRDLGRRYGASPYMTMLTAFSTLLARYAGRWDVAVGTPVAGRNRPELEEMVGFFLNSLVLRPNLTAGMRFGEALEATREVCRAAFAHQTLPFEQLVDDLQPDRDMSRTPLFQVAFDLHDEGLTGGAVRADDLAAFTEAWQIAKTDLTLFVRVQEDGAMLGALEYATALFDRSTVDRMGGHLVRLLQAVTADPELRLGAVDFLDPVDELVGTGRIDPFRTGAPDRCLHQVFEERVLLAPEAVAVTFQDVSLTYAEVNARANRLAHRLRAGGIGPGSLVGVCLERGIDLVPTLIGVLKSGAAYLPLDPAQPVDRLGLMVDDAGAPVVVTQSSLVGTVSGFFDGDLLVLDREDLSGQPVANPTPVSHPEDLIYVIYTSGSTGRPKGVCLSHANVLRLFTTTHPQYGFSADDVWTLFHSYAFDVSVWELWGALAYGGRLVVVPREVTRLPDEFLELLVTERVTVLSQTPSAFRAMVGFARDGNPRLDRLSLRAVVFAGEKLEMAELAPWMARFGERPALVNMYGITETTVHSTYHLVRPQDITGSGNPIGYPLSDSRIYLLDGYGNLVPVGVPGEIHVGGPAVARGYLNRPELTAQRFVPDPFAAEPGARMYRSGDLARRRPDGGLDFLGRIDHQVQIRGYRVELGEIETVLAAHPGVRNAVVLTDEPEPGQPRVVAYYVPDADDPPLVPDLVGYCGSRLPDYMVPGVFVPLEKIPLTPNGKLDRRALPTPARTVAEVDAAGYVAPQGPVEERIAEIWAELLDVDAGTQTNFFTVGGHSILAVRLASRIQEEFEIDLPVRTVFERPTIARIAEAVEERIRAEIDELSESDLLAGLALLKEQEV